One window of Anaerobaca lacustris genomic DNA carries:
- a CDS encoding M14 family zinc carboxypeptidase, with the protein MSKVISHATHIVVLTALVAPSFCVPARAAGDSERMTYAQAKARIVPRPLPDFWIGDVKGLAARFERLTKGAVSVIAIAPSGRPMHLVTYGEKEPVERKANFNSAIGARLPAAYLDKAARRKPVVFFMGPVHGHEVEALTGLVNLIEIMETGKDLRGRDQSRLQQLGLQCRLLILPAGNPDGIARFEPRSLQGMERNDLRFWGQGTWSDDTLCGWPHVKRQHPLVGGNVGFLGCYFNDAGINPMHDEFFAPMGPEAPAILKLAFEEGPDLAVSLHSHEPVPALLRPAYVPMSVQQDVRSLAERYYALLEERNLPHSSLPQVRAEDSESPSAFNLTSALYHISGATPFTFECPHGIQGFCEVTHEQILDIQLTLYEAMLQHELDKKR; encoded by the coding sequence ATGAGCAAGGTCATATCACACGCGACGCACATCGTTGTGCTGACCGCTCTTGTCGCTCCGTCGTTCTGTGTGCCAGCTCGCGCGGCCGGCGATTCCGAACGCATGACCTATGCCCAGGCCAAGGCGCGAATCGTGCCACGTCCGTTGCCCGACTTCTGGATCGGTGACGTCAAGGGCCTTGCGGCACGGTTCGAGAGATTGACGAAAGGGGCGGTCAGCGTCATCGCGATCGCTCCCAGCGGCAGGCCCATGCATCTGGTCACCTATGGTGAGAAAGAGCCCGTCGAACGCAAAGCGAATTTCAACTCCGCCATTGGCGCCCGCCTGCCCGCCGCCTATCTGGACAAGGCCGCGAGAAGGAAGCCCGTGGTGTTCTTCATGGGCCCCGTCCACGGCCACGAAGTCGAGGCGCTGACCGGTCTGGTCAACCTCATCGAGATCATGGAGACGGGCAAGGACCTGCGCGGAAGGGACCAGAGCCGCCTGCAACAACTCGGCCTGCAATGCCGTCTCCTGATCCTCCCGGCCGGCAACCCCGACGGCATCGCACGCTTCGAGCCTCGGTCGCTGCAAGGGATGGAACGGAACGATCTTCGCTTCTGGGGCCAGGGCACCTGGAGCGACGATACGCTGTGTGGCTGGCCCCACGTCAAGCGACAGCATCCGCTTGTGGGCGGCAACGTCGGCTTCCTGGGCTGTTACTTCAATGACGCCGGCATCAACCCGATGCATGACGAGTTCTTCGCCCCGATGGGGCCGGAAGCACCCGCCATCCTGAAGCTGGCCTTTGAGGAGGGTCCTGATTTGGCCGTTTCGCTGCACAGCCACGAGCCGGTGCCGGCGTTGCTGAGGCCCGCCTATGTGCCGATGTCCGTCCAGCAAGACGTACGCTCGCTGGCCGAGAGGTATTACGCCCTGTTGGAAGAGCGGAACCTGCCGCACAGCAGCCTGCCCCAGGTCCGCGCTGAAGACAGCGAGTCGCCCAGCGCCTTCAACCTCACCAGTGCGCTGTACCATATCAGCGGCGCGACGCCGTTCACGTTCGAGTGCCCGCATGGAATCCAGGGCTTCTGCGAAGTGACGCACGAGCAGATCCTCGACATCCAACTGACCCTCTATGAGGCCATGCTGCAACATGAACTCGACAAGAAGAGGTGA
- a CDS encoding DUF4962 domain-containing protein: MNSTRRGDIIVRALWSIPLSAVLLCGLAWAEALTLNQSPAQPSEWGYRPAEGVVSPTDPPSFSWRPADGLTWEIECARAQDPHESVYRASGIEFSVHCPPQVFGPGQYTWRYRGRDRAGRYTNWSQSRSFTIAPDAAKMPLPRRAELLARIPTTHPRLFLRPENLPRLRALAQGEMKAEYEALVRQCDRILADPPPTAEPPKYPPEMERKSEEWRVMWWGNRTYTIKALDSAATLAFTRLLGGQEKYGHEAKRILLECAKWDPKGSTGYRYNDEAGMPYNYYFARTYSFVNDLLSEDEKQICRDLMKIRGDEMYNHLHPRHLWRPYASHSNRAWHFLGEVGIAFLGEVEGAEDWVWFATNVFFNVYPVWSDDDGGWHEGTSYWASYLNRFTWWADVMREAMGIDVYRKPFFSNVGYYAMYLMPPGKVGGGFGDLTARRTAAQNRQLMTVLATQAQNPHWQWYVEQVGGPDSAGGYIGFVRGLLPAVQPEAPDDLPTSRLFAGTGQAYLNTDLTDAAESVQVVFKSSPFGTQSHGYEANNSFLLWAYGQRLLIRSGYRDIYGSDHHQNWMWSTRSTNCITVNGRGQRKHTATAQGQITAFETTPTIDVVVGNAGDAYEPEAGVELFKRAMLFVKPDLIVVYDRLRTSEPSTFEYWLHAINEFDVGGANHIHVKNGDVGCAISMHCRSPLAFEQTNEYDPNPRPRITLREWHLTARTTQKAKDMEFITVYRPYRTAEGYMGTSGFQAIPGGYLFTASSATGQLTALLPTDDTTTMESGDLRTTGAIQLKLDRPGHEPQILTVAERVSGGRGQMQ; the protein is encoded by the coding sequence ATGAACTCGACAAGAAGAGGTGACATCATCGTCCGGGCGCTGTGGTCGATTCCGCTGTCTGCGGTTCTGCTCTGCGGTCTGGCCTGGGCTGAGGCACTCACACTGAACCAGAGCCCTGCTCAGCCGAGTGAATGGGGGTATCGTCCCGCCGAGGGCGTCGTCTCACCAACCGATCCGCCGAGCTTCAGTTGGCGTCCGGCTGACGGCCTGACTTGGGAGATCGAGTGCGCTCGCGCGCAAGACCCTCACGAGAGCGTCTACCGCGCCAGCGGCATCGAGTTCAGCGTGCACTGCCCGCCGCAGGTCTTCGGGCCGGGGCAATATACCTGGCGCTATCGCGGCCGGGACAGGGCCGGCCGTTACACGAACTGGAGCCAATCGCGTTCGTTCACGATCGCGCCCGATGCGGCCAAGATGCCGCTGCCTCGGCGCGCCGAACTTCTGGCTCGCATCCCCACGACCCATCCACGTCTGTTCCTGCGACCCGAGAATCTGCCCAGGCTCCGCGCGCTGGCCCAGGGCGAGATGAAGGCCGAATACGAGGCCCTCGTCCGGCAGTGCGACCGGATCCTGGCCGACCCGCCGCCCACCGCCGAGCCCCCGAAGTACCCGCCGGAAATGGAACGAAAGAGCGAGGAATGGCGCGTTATGTGGTGGGGCAATCGAACGTATACGATCAAGGCGCTCGACAGCGCCGCGACGCTGGCCTTCACACGCCTTCTGGGCGGTCAAGAGAAGTACGGCCACGAGGCAAAGCGCATCCTGCTTGAATGCGCCAAGTGGGACCCGAAGGGCAGCACCGGCTACCGCTACAACGACGAGGCGGGCATGCCGTATAACTACTATTTCGCGCGGACCTACAGCTTTGTCAACGATCTGCTCAGCGAGGATGAGAAGCAGATTTGCCGCGATTTGATGAAGATTCGCGGCGACGAGATGTACAACCACCTGCACCCGCGACACCTCTGGCGGCCCTATGCCAGCCACTCCAACCGCGCCTGGCACTTCCTCGGCGAGGTCGGCATCGCCTTCCTGGGCGAGGTCGAGGGGGCCGAGGACTGGGTCTGGTTCGCAACGAATGTGTTCTTCAACGTCTATCCCGTATGGAGCGACGACGACGGCGGCTGGCACGAAGGCACCTCCTACTGGGCCAGCTATCTGAACCGCTTCACCTGGTGGGCTGACGTCATGCGCGAGGCGATGGGCATCGACGTTTACAGGAAGCCCTTCTTCTCGAACGTGGGGTACTACGCGATGTACCTGATGCCGCCGGGCAAGGTCGGCGGCGGCTTCGGCGATCTGACGGCCCGACGCACGGCCGCACAGAATCGGCAACTGATGACCGTCCTGGCCACGCAAGCCCAGAACCCGCACTGGCAATGGTACGTCGAACAGGTCGGTGGCCCTGATTCGGCAGGAGGCTACATCGGTTTTGTCCGAGGCCTGCTTCCGGCGGTGCAACCCGAGGCCCCCGACGATCTGCCGACCTCTCGGCTGTTCGCGGGGACGGGCCAGGCCTATCTCAACACCGACCTCACCGACGCCGCCGAAAGCGTGCAAGTCGTCTTTAAGTCGAGCCCCTTCGGCACGCAGTCGCACGGCTACGAGGCGAACAACTCGTTCCTCCTGTGGGCCTACGGCCAGCGGCTGCTGATCCGCTCGGGCTACCGCGACATCTACGGCAGCGACCACCATCAGAACTGGATGTGGAGCACCCGCTCGACCAACTGTATCACCGTCAACGGCCGGGGCCAGCGCAAGCACACCGCCACCGCCCAGGGGCAGATTACGGCATTCGAAACAACACCGACCATTGACGTCGTCGTCGGTAACGCCGGCGACGCCTACGAGCCCGAAGCGGGTGTCGAGCTGTTCAAACGCGCGATGCTCTTCGTCAAGCCCGATCTGATCGTCGTCTACGACCGTCTGAGAACATCCGAGCCTTCGACGTTCGAGTACTGGCTCCACGCAATCAACGAGTTTGACGTCGGCGGCGCGAACCACATCCACGTCAAGAATGGAGACGTCGGCTGCGCGATCAGCATGCACTGCCGCAGCCCGCTGGCGTTCGAACAGACCAACGAATACGACCCCAACCCGCGTCCGAGGATCACGCTTCGCGAGTGGCACCTGACGGCCCGGACTACACAGAAGGCGAAGGACATGGAGTTCATCACCGTCTACCGCCCATACAGGACAGCGGAAGGATACATGGGCACCTCCGGCTTCCAGGCCATCCCCGGCGGCTACCTCTTCACCGCCAGTTCGGCCACCGGCCAGCTCACCGCCCTGCTGCCCACCGACGACACGACGACGATGGAGTCCGGCGATCTCCGCACCACCGGCGCCATCCAACTCAAACTCGACCGCCCCGGCCACGAGCCCCAAATCCTCACGGTTGCTGAACGCGTTTCAGGCGGGCGAGGTCAGATGCAATGA
- a CDS encoding amino acid permease: PALIYAGVICATLSSALGSMMGAPRILQAFARDKVFRPLYWFGRGSRRRDEPRRATVLTFLIAQVGILAGDLDTVAPVITMFFLMTYGTVNLACFYEGRSNNPSFRPTFRLNHWSVALFGAIGCLGVMFLINAVWAAVSIVLAGALYFFIARHEVQVKWGDVGSGLAYQRARKALLRLERERYHPKNWRPSVLVLAGGARNRLHLCEYASWFTTDRGIVSIAQVIRGELEDLLDRRREAENILRKSILEADVPAFPVVVVEEDIHAAIKALLQCHGIGGMRPNTVMLGWSEDPDNMGVFSETLAITKRMKRSLIIIACQQEQEKAYIPDGAINVWWTSQKNGALMLLLAYLLTRNNEWRDRPLRIIRPVAPKADIQNIEKEMDELLSRARIEADLVIVPTETALDAVRAAMQPSAVLFVGFELPDEDSDPFIPQFQPIVDLPGDVILVYNAGDVSLDA, from the coding sequence CCCGGCCCTGATTTATGCCGGGGTCATTTGTGCCACACTTTCCTCCGCCCTCGGCAGCATGATGGGCGCCCCCCGGATTTTGCAGGCATTTGCTCGCGACAAGGTCTTTCGACCTCTGTACTGGTTCGGAAGGGGCAGCCGGCGCAGGGATGAGCCTCGGCGCGCCACCGTTCTGACCTTCCTCATCGCTCAGGTCGGCATCCTGGCCGGCGACCTCGACACGGTCGCACCTGTCATCACGATGTTCTTCCTGATGACCTACGGGACTGTGAACCTGGCGTGTTTCTACGAGGGTCGCTCGAACAACCCGAGCTTTCGGCCCACGTTCCGGCTGAACCACTGGTCAGTCGCCCTGTTCGGTGCTATCGGGTGTTTGGGGGTTATGTTCCTGATCAATGCCGTCTGGGCGGCTGTCTCGATTGTCCTTGCCGGCGCGCTCTATTTCTTCATCGCACGTCACGAGGTCCAGGTGAAGTGGGGCGACGTGGGCAGCGGACTGGCCTACCAGCGCGCCCGCAAGGCGCTTCTGCGTCTGGAGCGGGAGCGCTACCATCCGAAGAACTGGCGTCCGTCCGTTCTCGTCCTCGCCGGCGGGGCCAGGAACCGTCTGCACCTCTGTGAATATGCCTCGTGGTTCACGACCGACCGGGGGATTGTCTCCATCGCGCAGGTCATTCGCGGGGAACTCGAGGATCTTCTCGACCGCCGCCGGGAGGCGGAGAACATTCTCCGCAAGTCGATCCTCGAAGCAGACGTTCCCGCCTTTCCCGTGGTCGTGGTCGAGGAAGATATCCATGCAGCCATCAAGGCGCTGCTGCAATGCCACGGCATCGGCGGGATGCGTCCGAACACCGTGATGCTCGGCTGGAGCGAGGACCCCGACAATATGGGCGTCTTCTCGGAGACCCTCGCCATCACGAAGCGAATGAAACGAAGCCTCATCATCATCGCCTGCCAGCAGGAGCAGGAGAAAGCCTATATTCCCGACGGCGCCATCAACGTGTGGTGGACCTCGCAGAAGAACGGCGCGCTGATGCTTCTGCTCGCCTATTTGCTGACGCGAAACAATGAATGGCGAGATCGCCCGCTGCGCATCATTCGCCCCGTTGCGCCAAAGGCCGATATCCAGAATATCGAGAAAGAGATGGACGAGTTGCTTTCACGGGCCCGCATCGAAGCCGACCTTGTCATCGTGCCGACGGAAACCGCCCTCGACGCTGTGCGCGCCGCGATGCAACCCTCGGCCGTGCTCTTCGTTGGGTTCGAACTGCCCGACGAAGACTCCGATCCCTTCATTCCCCAGTTTCAGCCGATTGTCGATCTCCCCGGCGACGTAATTCTCGTCTACAACGCCGGCGACGTCTCCCTGGACGCCTGA